The Candidatus Nitrosopumilus sp. SW genomic sequence GTTTTGCTTGTCCTGCTGCATCCCCTACAATCACTATGTTATTTTCTACAAATTTTTCAATTGGTCCTTTTATCCAAATTGGCGCAAAAATCTTTCTTATTGTGGAATATTCTCCTTTTTCTTCAAGAATTTTTTCTATTGTTTCAGCAACATTGATTCCCCTTCCTGCAACGCCAATTTTTCCTTTTCCCTCACTAGATGGAATTATCCATGCAAAGAACCCTGGATACTTTTCCTGATCAAAAATTACTTCTACTTTTCCTTTTTTTATCCAGTCTGCATAGATTTCATATTGTGCAGATGATAAAATACCTGTTCTGTCTTTATGGATTAGAGATGACACTCCTCTTGCATCAACAAAAATCTTACAATCAATATTTTCTTCATTTGTTCTAATTCCTGTTTCTGTCATTTCCTGAAACCTGGTTCTAACTTTGATTATAGCTCCATTCTTTTGGGCCTGAAAAGCAATTTGTTTATCTAATTCCCTTCTGCTGATTTCTATTACCTTTTGATTTTTTGAGTTTATCGAAAAAATTTTTCCATTCGGAGCCGTAATCTCTGCTGATTCTATCATATGATCAAATGTTTTTCTAAATGGAATTATTCCCAGTTCTTCTAATCCTGAAATACTGACTAATCCTCCGCAATGCTCTGGTGTGCCTATCTCGTAATCTTCTTCAACAACTAAAACTGAAAAACCCTTTGCAGCAATCTCTCTTGCACAAAGTAATCCTGCAACACTGCCGCCTGCAACCACTGCATCAAAGTACACAGTTTTTGTTTCTTTGTCAATTATTTAATTCAAAAGTTTTTCATTATGCCTGTTTTTGATATTAGTATGGGGGATATCAAACAGGTTATTGTTGTTAGAACTGACCTTGAAATGGGAAAAGGAAAAATCGCTGCACAAGTAGGACATGCTTGTGTTCTTGGTGCAGAACATGTGAGAAAATCTCACCCAGAGTGGTATGAACAATGGTGGGGAGGACAAGAAAAGGTAGTAGTCAAAGTTTCTGGTATCAAGGATTTACAAGAAATAAAAAAACATGCAATTGATTTGAATTTACCTTGGTCTGAAGTTACTGATGCAGGCCATACTCAGATTGCCCCTGGAACCACAACATGCATTTCAATTGGTCCAGCTCCTGAAAATCTTATTGATAAAGTGACTGGAGATTTGAAGTTACTCTAGATATTTGGAATAAGATATAACAAGGAAAGTTTGCTTTTTTATTTGTGAAAAAACAGACCAAAGGGATTTTGGCTTTTGCATTTTTAGGTGGAATTATGGTGACTTCTGGAGTTGTAATTGCAATTCCTGGACTCACTCCTGAAGATGATAATCCTGAACTTACAATCACTGGAACTCCTGCAGATAATTTCCCTGATGAGGATCGTCCTAGGTTTTGCGGTTCTGGAAATGCAAAGTCTACTGATTTTGTAACAGAGTATTCTATTCCAACTGAATGTACAAATCCTTTGGCAATTGTTACTGACTATGATGGCAATGTTTGGTTTGCCCAAACAAATACTGGAAAATTAGCAAAATTTGATCCTAACACTGAAACATTTACTGAATATGACAATCCTACATGGCCAAAAAATGGACGTTCCATGATGTGGGGAATAGATTATGCACCTGATGGCTCTGTATGGTTTACTGATGAGACATTTGATTCTGTCTGGAAATTCTCAACGATTGATGAAAAATATGATAGACTTGGTTATCCCTCTGAAACTGATTCTTTGCCTCAAAGACTTCACATTGATGGGTCTCAAATAATTATTAATGATTTTACTGGAAACAAACTCACATTCTTTGATATAGGTCAATCCACAGGTGATGTTGAATACATTAGCCTTCCTTCTCCTGTTGATAATTCTGTAACTGCTGATTTTACATTGGATGGAGATGGCAATGTATGGTATACAAATTGGCTATTTCAACAAGGTGGTGTTTTAGTAAAATTTGATCAAAACGGATATCGAAACGCAGTTCAAGAATCTGGAAAAGAATTCTTTGCAGGAGAAATGTTTACTGAAATTTACCAATTGCCTGTAGAATTACTAACTCCGAATGGGGCTGTTGTATCTGATGATGGAAAAATCTGGTTAGCTGATACTACGTCTTCTTCTTTCTTTAGTTTTGATCCGATATCTGAAGAGTTTACTCAATATGTGACAGCAGACCCATTACTTAGCACATATGGAAATCAAACTGGCGTGATCAAAACTCCTATCTCTAGACCTTATTGGATTGACTCTGATGAGCAAGGCAGAATTATCTTCAATGAACAAAACGCAAACAATATTTCTGTATTTGATCCAAAATCTAATTCTCTAGTTGAATATCATGTCCCTTCTAAGAATCCTTTTTGGGGTGACTGTGATCCTGGAACTGGTTTAATGGTTGCAGATTGTGGATTGGCACAAATTTTTGATTTTGCAGTTGATGGGAAAAAAATATGGTTTACTGAATGGGTTGAAAACAAT encodes the following:
- a CDS encoding NAD(P)/FAD-dependent oxidoreductase, producing MYFDAVVAGGSVAGLLCAREIAAKGFSVLVVEEDYEIGTPEHCGGLVSISGLEELGIIPFRKTFDHMIESAEITAPNGKIFSINSKNQKVIEISRRELDKQIAFQAQKNGAIIKVRTRFQEMTETGIRTNEENIDCKIFVDARGVSSLIHKDRTGILSSAQYEIYADWIKKGKVEVIFDQEKYPGFFAWIIPSSEGKGKIGVAGRGINVAETIEKILEEKGEYSTIRKIFAPIWIKGPIEKFVENNIVIVGDAAGQAKPTTAGGIFTSGMGGVYAGQAIVEFLKTGDRSKLEEYQTKWTDRFGKEFEKQIFARKILERLDNNTINKLFESITPEILKDISEKDDFDFHTSSIVKLLGLKGSIKTAQTLIGGEFKKLLR
- the pth2 gene encoding peptidyl-tRNA hydrolase Pth2, translating into MGDIKQVIVVRTDLEMGKGKIAAQVGHACVLGAEHVRKSHPEWYEQWWGGQEKVVVKVSGIKDLQEIKKHAIDLNLPWSEVTDAGHTQIAPGTTTCISIGPAPENLIDKVTGDLKLL
- a CDS encoding lyase, producing MKKQTKGILAFAFLGGIMVTSGVVIAIPGLTPEDDNPELTITGTPADNFPDEDRPRFCGSGNAKSTDFVTEYSIPTECTNPLAIVTDYDGNVWFAQTNTGKLAKFDPNTETFTEYDNPTWPKNGRSMMWGIDYAPDGSVWFTDETFDSVWKFSTIDEKYDRLGYPSETDSLPQRLHIDGSQIIINDFTGNKLTFFDIGQSTGDVEYISLPSPVDNSVTADFTLDGDGNVWYTNWLFQQGGVLVKFDQNGYRNAVQESGKEFFAGEMFTEIYQLPVELLTPNGAVVSDDGKIWLADTTSSSFFSFDPISEEFTQYVTADPLLSTYGNQTGVIKTPISRPYWIDSDEQGRIIFNEQNANNISVFDPKSNSLVEYHVPSKNPFWGDCDPGTGLMVADCGLAQIFDFAVDGKKIWFTEWVENNIGVVDTSVQLPLEIQLESEIISLNPGISQNIDFVVLPNSNGETLGGSLILGTTHDFLNVELNPDNSQSFQLLSGTPQSINAKISASNDALPGEYKVLVGIQSSDIAISKYVTVTIE